In Kryptolebias marmoratus isolate JLee-2015 linkage group LG11, ASM164957v2, whole genome shotgun sequence, the following proteins share a genomic window:
- the si:dkey-103i16.6 gene encoding NAD-dependent protein deacetylase sirtuin-3 isoform X1, producing MSLSPAGAEMNGSESSWDEKASQPPDSRTSLRSSSRTRTRTRHSDPDPAEPQDPGQSLHGKQRRRNLDSALAEDLSQISVDAVPTSKEKRSRSSSGAVPSCRSSGSTSRSGLSSVARLVKLGRCKNVVVVAGAGISTASGIPDFRTPGTGLYANLEKYNVPYPEAIFNIDFFSNDPQPFFLLAKALYPGAHRPNYIHYFIRMLHHKGLLRRVYTQNIDGLEKLCGVPDDKLVEAHGSFATASCHLCYTPYPSEEAKRAIMNDSIPTCSFCAATVKPDVVFFGEDLPQKYFLHTEDFPKADLLIIMGTSLQIEPFASLVNTVRSTVPRLLLNRHAVGPFERVPLRRGDHMELGDLAETVRRFAKLLGWSGEIEELMKRQELLSLPALVTSPSSQSTQTFRPDAAAASEPERGAGTPGSGPRDQRGAGSGGEDTDSETDSKSSTSSNASK from the exons CCGGTGCAGAAATGAACGGATCCGAATCCAGCTGGGATGAGAAGGCGTCCCAGCCTCCAGACAGCCGGACGAGCCTCAGGTCCagctccaggaccaggaccaggacccgGCACTCCGACCCCGACCCCGCAGAGCCCCAGGACCCGGGTCAGAGCCTGCATGGGAAACAGCGGAGGAGGAATTTGGACTCGGCTCTGGCTGAGGACCTCAGCCAGATCAGTGTGGACGCTGTACCCACAAG TAAAGAAAAGCGGTCCAGATCCAGCAGCGGCGCCGTACCGAGCTGCCGGTCCTCGGGGTCCACGTCCCGGAGCGGCCTGTCCTCTGTGGCTCGGCTCGTGAAGCTCGGTCGCTGTAAGAACGTGGTGGTGGTGGCCGGCGCGGGGATCAGCACGGCCAGTGGCATCCCGGACTTCAG GACTCCGGGGACGGGTCTCTACGCCAACCTGGAGAAGTACAACGTCCCTTACCcagaagccatcttcaacatcGACTTCTTCTCCAACGACCCGCAGCCTTTCTTCCTGCTGGCCAAGGCTCTGTACCCCGGCGCTCACCGGCCCAACTACATCCACTACTTCATCCGCATGCTTCACCACAAAGGGCTGCTGCGCCGAGTGTACACGCAGAACATCGACGGGCTGGAGAAAC TTTGCGGCGTCCCGGATGACAAGCTGGTCGAGGCCCACGGGAGTTTCGCCACAGCTTCCTGTCACCTCTGCTACACGCCGTATCCTTCCGAGGAGGCTAAA AGGGCCATAATGAACGACAGCATCCCCACCTGCTCCTTCTGCGCCGCCACCGTCAAACCAGACGTGGTGTTTTTCGGGGAGGACCTCCCTCAGAAGTATTTCCTCCACACCGAAGACTTCCCTAAGGCGGACCTGCTCATCATCATGGGCACCTCCCTGCAG ATCGAGCCGTTCGCCAGCCTGGTGAACACGGTGCGCTCCACGGTGCCGCGCCTCCTCCTGAACCGGCACGCTGTGGGCCCCTTCGAGAGGGTCCCCCTGCGGAGAGGAGACCACATGGAGCTGGGCGACCTGGCCGAAACCGTCCGAAGGTTCGCCAAACTCCTCGGCTGGAGCGGCGAAATAGAGGAGCTGATGAAGAGGCAGGAGCTGCTG AGCCTGCCCGCTCTGGTAACCAGCCCCTCGTCGCAGAGCACTCAAACGTTCCGTCCGGACGCCGCCGCTGCGTCAGAACCTGAACGCGGCGCGGGGACACCCGGGTCCGGACCGCGGGATCAAAGAGGAGCCGGCAGCGGCGGTGAGGACACAGACTCTGAGACGGACAGCAAAAGCTCCACGTCGTCCAACGCGAGCAAATAA
- the si:dkey-103i16.6 gene encoding NAD-dependent protein deacetylase sirtuin-3 isoform X2, protein MNGSESSWDEKASQPPDSRTSLRSSSRTRTRTRHSDPDPAEPQDPGQSLHGKQRRRNLDSALAEDLSQISVDAVPTSKEKRSRSSSGAVPSCRSSGSTSRSGLSSVARLVKLGRCKNVVVVAGAGISTASGIPDFRTPGTGLYANLEKYNVPYPEAIFNIDFFSNDPQPFFLLAKALYPGAHRPNYIHYFIRMLHHKGLLRRVYTQNIDGLEKLCGVPDDKLVEAHGSFATASCHLCYTPYPSEEAKRAIMNDSIPTCSFCAATVKPDVVFFGEDLPQKYFLHTEDFPKADLLIIMGTSLQIEPFASLVNTVRSTVPRLLLNRHAVGPFERVPLRRGDHMELGDLAETVRRFAKLLGWSGEIEELMKRQELLSLPALVTSPSSQSTQTFRPDAAAASEPERGAGTPGSGPRDQRGAGSGGEDTDSETDSKSSTSSNASK, encoded by the exons ATGAACGGATCCGAATCCAGCTGGGATGAGAAGGCGTCCCAGCCTCCAGACAGCCGGACGAGCCTCAGGTCCagctccaggaccaggaccaggacccgGCACTCCGACCCCGACCCCGCAGAGCCCCAGGACCCGGGTCAGAGCCTGCATGGGAAACAGCGGAGGAGGAATTTGGACTCGGCTCTGGCTGAGGACCTCAGCCAGATCAGTGTGGACGCTGTACCCACAAG TAAAGAAAAGCGGTCCAGATCCAGCAGCGGCGCCGTACCGAGCTGCCGGTCCTCGGGGTCCACGTCCCGGAGCGGCCTGTCCTCTGTGGCTCGGCTCGTGAAGCTCGGTCGCTGTAAGAACGTGGTGGTGGTGGCCGGCGCGGGGATCAGCACGGCCAGTGGCATCCCGGACTTCAG GACTCCGGGGACGGGTCTCTACGCCAACCTGGAGAAGTACAACGTCCCTTACCcagaagccatcttcaacatcGACTTCTTCTCCAACGACCCGCAGCCTTTCTTCCTGCTGGCCAAGGCTCTGTACCCCGGCGCTCACCGGCCCAACTACATCCACTACTTCATCCGCATGCTTCACCACAAAGGGCTGCTGCGCCGAGTGTACACGCAGAACATCGACGGGCTGGAGAAAC TTTGCGGCGTCCCGGATGACAAGCTGGTCGAGGCCCACGGGAGTTTCGCCACAGCTTCCTGTCACCTCTGCTACACGCCGTATCCTTCCGAGGAGGCTAAA AGGGCCATAATGAACGACAGCATCCCCACCTGCTCCTTCTGCGCCGCCACCGTCAAACCAGACGTGGTGTTTTTCGGGGAGGACCTCCCTCAGAAGTATTTCCTCCACACCGAAGACTTCCCTAAGGCGGACCTGCTCATCATCATGGGCACCTCCCTGCAG ATCGAGCCGTTCGCCAGCCTGGTGAACACGGTGCGCTCCACGGTGCCGCGCCTCCTCCTGAACCGGCACGCTGTGGGCCCCTTCGAGAGGGTCCCCCTGCGGAGAGGAGACCACATGGAGCTGGGCGACCTGGCCGAAACCGTCCGAAGGTTCGCCAAACTCCTCGGCTGGAGCGGCGAAATAGAGGAGCTGATGAAGAGGCAGGAGCTGCTG AGCCTGCCCGCTCTGGTAACCAGCCCCTCGTCGCAGAGCACTCAAACGTTCCGTCCGGACGCCGCCGCTGCGTCAGAACCTGAACGCGGCGCGGGGACACCCGGGTCCGGACCGCGGGATCAAAGAGGAGCCGGCAGCGGCGGTGAGGACACAGACTCTGAGACGGACAGCAAAAGCTCCACGTCGTCCAACGCGAGCAAATAA